A genomic region of Fundulus heteroclitus isolate FHET01 chromosome 24, MU-UCD_Fhet_4.1, whole genome shotgun sequence contains the following coding sequences:
- the LOC118556144 gene encoding uncharacterized protein LOC118556144: MTPPKSKFGCPLCRSVFTYLGKHLRRAHGLQNQDECKILVNLANGRINIRSMPCPFDGCDYSRSRLDRHFELAHREVEQERISQAINTLKYQATIQRLKALRETNPDPPMISCLDIGTEQEMEHVELVLPKAEVVPEDPYSCTSCSELISKNVQLTNELGDLRKKLRFEYRWAKRARRAINRMQEALEKSPSGPVEPTDLDALGDEGQHGSSSDEEARPTKPKPNPAKRTSLSVLQQYPKFPPSICK, encoded by the exons ATGACACCACCCAAGTCCAAATTCGGCTGCCCATTGTGTCGCTCCGTATTCACGTATTTGGGCAAACACTTGCGACGTGCTCATGGGTTACAAAACCAGGATGAGTGCAAAATACTGGTAAATTTAGCCAATGGCAGGATTAATATACGATCCATGCCATGTCCATTTGATGGCTGTGACTATTCAAGATCTAGGTTGGACAGGCATTTTGAACTAGCACATCGTGAGGTGGAGCAGGAAAGGATTTCCCAAGCCATCAATACTTTGAAGTACCAAGCCACCATCCAGCGCCTCAAAGCTCTCAGGGAGACCAACCCGGACCCTCCCATGATCTCATGTCTTGACATCGGGACGGAACAAGAAATGGAGCATGTAGAACTGGTTCTCCCGAAAGCGGAAGTTGTTCCTGAGGATCCATACTCCTGCACATCCTGCAGCGAACTTATTTCAAAGAACGTGCAGCTGACCAACGAGCTGGGTGACCTTCGTAAAAAACTGCGGTTCGAGTACAGATGGGCCAAAAGGGCAAGGAGAGCAATAAATCGAATGCAGGAG GCACTGGAAAAGTCCCCCTCAGGCCCTGTGGAACCGACAGACCTGGATGCGCTGGGGGATGAAGGACAGCACGGTTCCTCTTCGGATGAAGAAGCCAGGCCCACCAAACCAAAACCCAACCCGGCCAAACGCACCTCTTTGTCAGTGCTGCAACAGTATCCCAAATTCCCACCCAGCATCTGTAAGTGA
- the LOC118556249 gene encoding uncharacterized protein LOC118556249 isoform X2, producing MNFLTFMTEGRTILKNWMFLPNIKRINQWPEFLLNEGLVETTVRAYLVNLSQFLAFFRDTPPSASRVPKTAVFSVIRAVSSCITELRTPVVIRQIRIKKRKMSKAIPREHLHQCRVLARARIPEILYELSKDPKPQTRRTFFGYLSVYIASLYGHRTGVLKNMTVAEVDEARMEAKPGDAGFVINVKEHKTNRAFGPAQLYLTLEEFSWLEQWIIIRGKINPSSDLVFFTENNTRVDKLIGLMQTAWADMGLPGIPTFTDFRTSIATYARNVLSPASHAKVSKTMCHDTRTAEKYYALHLTAPQLAEIRDDFELAIKPSHLMSSVTDECTLLTLKSNRRGS from the exons ATGAACTTCCTCACATTCATGACAGAAGGGAGGACAATCTTGAAAAATTGGATGTTTCTCCCGAACATTAAGAGAATAAACCA GTGGCCAGAATTTCTTCTAAATGAGGGATTAGTAGAGACAACTGTGAGGGCCTACCTGGTCAACTTGTCACAGTTCCTGGCTTTTTTTAGGGACACCCCTCCCTCCGCATCCAGGGTCCCTAAAACGGCCGTGTTCTCGGTGATTCGAGCCGTGTCGTCTTGCATTACTGAGCTGAGGACACCCGTCGTCATCCGACAGATCCGcatcaagaaaagaaaaatgagcaAGGCAATCCCAAGAGAGCATCTACATCAGTGCAGAGTCCTTGCAAGAGCCAGGATCCCTGAAATTCTTT atGAACTCTCAAAGGATCCCAAGCCGCAGACCCGCAGAACCTTCTTTGGGTACCTCAGTGTCTACATCGCCAGCCTGTATGGTCACCGAACAGGTGTGTTAAAGAACATGACAGTGGCAGAGGTAGACGAGGCCCGAATGGAAGCCAAACCAGGGGATGCTGGCTTTGTCATTAAT GTGAAGGAGCACAAAACAAATCGTGCCTTTGGGCCGGCACAACTCTATCTAACATTGGAAGAGTTTTCATGGTTGGAGCAGTGGATCATCATCAGAGGGAAAATCAACCcttcctcagacctggtgtTTTTCACAGAGAACAACACGAGAGTCGATAAACTCATTGGGCTGATGCAGACTGCCTGGGCAGACATGGGTTTGCCTGGAATCCCTACCTTCACAGATTTTAGAACATCCATAGCGACATAT gCCAGAAACGTTCTGTCTCCAGCCTCCCATGCAAAAGTCTCAAAAACGATGTGCCATGACACCCGGACTGCTGAGAAATATTATGCCCTCCACCTCACAGCGCCTCAGCTAGCTGAAATCAGAGACGATTTTGAGCTAGCCATCAAGCCTTCCCACTTAATGTCATCGGTCACGGATGAATGTACTCTCCTGACCTT gaAATCCAACAGAAGGGGGAGCTAA
- the LOC118556249 gene encoding uncharacterized protein LOC118556249 isoform X1: protein MNFLTFMTEGRTILKNWMFLPNIKRINQWPEFLLNEGLVETTVRAYLVNLSQFLAFFRDTPPSASRVPKTAVFSVIRAVSSCITELRTPVVIRQIRIKKRKMSKAIPREHLHQCRVLARARIPEILYELSKDPKPQTRRTFFGYLSVYIASLYGHRTGVLKNMTVAEVDEARMEAKPGDAGFVINVKEHKTNRAFGPAQLYLTLEEFSWLEQWIIIRGKINPSSDLVFFTENNTRVDKLIGLMQTAWADMGLPGIPTFTDFRTSIATYARNVLSPASHAKVSKTMCHDTRTAEKYYALHLTAPQLAEIRDDFELAIKPSHLMSSVTDECTLLTLSDSLCYLQY from the exons ATGAACTTCCTCACATTCATGACAGAAGGGAGGACAATCTTGAAAAATTGGATGTTTCTCCCGAACATTAAGAGAATAAACCA GTGGCCAGAATTTCTTCTAAATGAGGGATTAGTAGAGACAACTGTGAGGGCCTACCTGGTCAACTTGTCACAGTTCCTGGCTTTTTTTAGGGACACCCCTCCCTCCGCATCCAGGGTCCCTAAAACGGCCGTGTTCTCGGTGATTCGAGCCGTGTCGTCTTGCATTACTGAGCTGAGGACACCCGTCGTCATCCGACAGATCCGcatcaagaaaagaaaaatgagcaAGGCAATCCCAAGAGAGCATCTACATCAGTGCAGAGTCCTTGCAAGAGCCAGGATCCCTGAAATTCTTT atGAACTCTCAAAGGATCCCAAGCCGCAGACCCGCAGAACCTTCTTTGGGTACCTCAGTGTCTACATCGCCAGCCTGTATGGTCACCGAACAGGTGTGTTAAAGAACATGACAGTGGCAGAGGTAGACGAGGCCCGAATGGAAGCCAAACCAGGGGATGCTGGCTTTGTCATTAAT GTGAAGGAGCACAAAACAAATCGTGCCTTTGGGCCGGCACAACTCTATCTAACATTGGAAGAGTTTTCATGGTTGGAGCAGTGGATCATCATCAGAGGGAAAATCAACCcttcctcagacctggtgtTTTTCACAGAGAACAACACGAGAGTCGATAAACTCATTGGGCTGATGCAGACTGCCTGGGCAGACATGGGTTTGCCTGGAATCCCTACCTTCACAGATTTTAGAACATCCATAGCGACATAT gCCAGAAACGTTCTGTCTCCAGCCTCCCATGCAAAAGTCTCAAAAACGATGTGCCATGACACCCGGACTGCTGAGAAATATTATGCCCTCCACCTCACAGCGCCTCAGCTAGCTGAAATCAGAGACGATTTTGAGCTAGCCATCAAGCCTTCCCACTTAATGTCATCGGTCACGGATGAATGTACTCTCCTGACCTTGTCAGACTCCTTATGTTATTTGCA atatTAA
- the LOC118556249 gene encoding uncharacterized protein LOC118556249 isoform X3 encodes MNFLTFMTEGRTILKNWMFLPNIKRINQWPEFLLNEGLVETTVRAYLVNLSQFLAFFRDTPPSASRVPKTAVFSVIRAVSSCITELRTPVVIRQIRIKKRKMSKAIPREHLHQCRVLARARIPEILYELSKDPKPQTRRTFFGYLSVYIASLYGHRTGVLKNMTVAEVDEARMEAKPGDAGFVINVKEHKTNRAFGPAQLYLTLEEFSWLEQWIIIRGKINPSSDLVFFTENNTRVDKLIGLMQTAWADMGLPGIPTFTDFRTSIATYARNVLSPASHAKVSKTMCHDTRTAEKYYALHLTAPQLAEIRDDFELAIKPSHLMSSVTDE; translated from the exons ATGAACTTCCTCACATTCATGACAGAAGGGAGGACAATCTTGAAAAATTGGATGTTTCTCCCGAACATTAAGAGAATAAACCA GTGGCCAGAATTTCTTCTAAATGAGGGATTAGTAGAGACAACTGTGAGGGCCTACCTGGTCAACTTGTCACAGTTCCTGGCTTTTTTTAGGGACACCCCTCCCTCCGCATCCAGGGTCCCTAAAACGGCCGTGTTCTCGGTGATTCGAGCCGTGTCGTCTTGCATTACTGAGCTGAGGACACCCGTCGTCATCCGACAGATCCGcatcaagaaaagaaaaatgagcaAGGCAATCCCAAGAGAGCATCTACATCAGTGCAGAGTCCTTGCAAGAGCCAGGATCCCTGAAATTCTTT atGAACTCTCAAAGGATCCCAAGCCGCAGACCCGCAGAACCTTCTTTGGGTACCTCAGTGTCTACATCGCCAGCCTGTATGGTCACCGAACAGGTGTGTTAAAGAACATGACAGTGGCAGAGGTAGACGAGGCCCGAATGGAAGCCAAACCAGGGGATGCTGGCTTTGTCATTAAT GTGAAGGAGCACAAAACAAATCGTGCCTTTGGGCCGGCACAACTCTATCTAACATTGGAAGAGTTTTCATGGTTGGAGCAGTGGATCATCATCAGAGGGAAAATCAACCcttcctcagacctggtgtTTTTCACAGAGAACAACACGAGAGTCGATAAACTCATTGGGCTGATGCAGACTGCCTGGGCAGACATGGGTTTGCCTGGAATCCCTACCTTCACAGATTTTAGAACATCCATAGCGACATAT gCCAGAAACGTTCTGTCTCCAGCCTCCCATGCAAAAGTCTCAAAAACGATGTGCCATGACACCCGGACTGCTGAGAAATATTATGCCCTCCACCTCACAGCGCCTCAGCTAGCTGAAATCAGAGACGATTTTGAGCTAGCCATCAAGCCTTCCCACTTAATGTCATCGGTCACGGATGAAT ga